One Diospyros lotus cultivar Yz01 chromosome 1, ASM1463336v1, whole genome shotgun sequence genomic window carries:
- the LOC127786887 gene encoding uncharacterized protein LOC127786887 isoform X8, translated as MEIAEQRQEKDVQEMEKTELQQQQWRQEEEDETAVALQERWSWQPSAIVVNSTGGVNVLFPLSEEPHNHNGFKKHGQEALQDGDKDGNGMEEDSKAISGKNVYYDKDQGIWKCRNCCWMYQSGSPWTGHTPHPKFWHLHMLLNTKIINQEGQCFFCKFEGTESVDGFSATENNGLLFSASERSSRDDGLVAATENFDDQESQSHAINHQTKEISNDGSFSHVGFLPSGKSEISNGGSFSHLGFLPSGKSEISNDGSFSHVGFLPSAKSEISNDGSFSHVGFLPSGKSEISNGGSFSHLGLLPSEKSSEKHKTNKSCSDITVTFDDEQTVEIDRELTEFDVERVLEKQNTHDLYCPKCNSCITGRVILHKRKRSIRIPEEDKKRNKGQPLGASQLDASIAPAQNYQGHNTVDNSLDGSLIPEANGHHSGQEPEVFRCFSCFSFFIPPGSEFKLFKKLGDKSEKENIQSPRPISEVKKNWFSRLFSSHAETVLVAQGSDHMADVGKSSVEASEKVTERGLDGTDSILLLSKPASVLGESDISENVDILADLSENGQNVDASPSTKPLVEYQNTEVKISHNGSGHMADVEKSSVEASEKVTERDTAGILLQQKALGHILKPVKNATFEHNQEGLRILVHSSTDSLVVEESHMGEKLNVAIKSKPAGSGFKLFKKLWDKSEKENIQSPRPISEVKKNWFSHLFSSHAETVLVAQGSGHMADVENSSVEASKKEIKSPHQSFDGQGEPQRGGYDETEENLDHVTERGIGTDAIIVVPAAQGVQDIIPAEARGFHGMDIIKSIVYGGLVESITSLGVVLSAAGADTTTLNILALGLANLIGGLLVIGHNLWELKNDHSGSISTETAEDASDQTSKQLDRYQELLGQKGKFSLHATFAILSYLIFGLLSPVIYGFSFRESDNRDFKLIAVAASSLLCIILLATGKAYTQRPPRSYITTVIYYVVAGFMASGVSYAAGDLIKKLLEKFGWLSSDSGLTLTIPLQQQAWGAYQDH; from the exons ATGGAAATAGCCGAGCAAAGACAAGAAAAGGACGTACAGGAAATGGAAAAAACGGAGCTGCAACAGCAACAATGGCGGCAAGAGGAGGAGGACGAGACTGCAGTGGCCTTGCAAGAAAGGTGGTCTTGGCAACCCAGTGCTATAGTTGTCAACAGTACCGGCGGCGTTAATGTATTGTTTCCCCTCTCAGAAGAGCCCCACAACCACAATGGATTTAAAAAACATGGGCAAGAGGCGCTTCAAGATGGCGACAAAGACGGCAATGGGATGGAAGAAGATTCGAAAGCAATATCTGGGAAGAACGTTTATTATGACAAAGACCAAG GGATATGGAAATGCCGAAACTGCTGTTGGATGTACCAAAGTGGAAGTCCTTGGACTGGTCATACTCCGCATCCTAAGTTTTGGCACTTACATATGCTGTTGAATACCAAAATCATAAACCAAGAGGGACAATGTTTCTTTTGCAAATTTGAAG GTACTGAATCCGTTGATGGATTTTCCGCGACAGAAAACAATGGCCTTCTATTTTCTGCTTCTGAGAGAAGTTCCAGAGATGATGGATTAGTTGCTGCAACGGAGAATTTTGATGATCAAGAGAGTCAAAGCCATGCAATTAACCATCAAACAAAGGAAATCTCGAATGATGGAAGCTTTTCTCATGTAGGCTTTCTGCCTTCAGGAAAATCGGAAATCTCGAATGGTGGAAGCTTTTCTCATTTAGGCTTTCTGCCTTCAGGAAAATCAGAAATCTCGAATGATGGAAGCTTTTCTCATGTAGGCTTTCTGCCTTCAGCAAAATCGGAAATCTCGAATGATGGAAGCTTTTCTCATGTAGGCTTTCTGCCTTCAGGAAAATCAGAAATCTCGAATGGTGGAAGCTTTTCTCATTTAGGCCTTCTGCCTTCTGAAAAATCAAgtgaaaaacataaaacaaataaatcttGTAGTGATATAACAGTAACATTTGATGATGAGCAGACAGTGGAAATTGATCGTGAATTGACTGAATTTGATGTTGAGAGAGTATTGGAGAAGCAGAACACACATGATTTATACTGTCCTAAATGTAATTCTTGCATTACCGGAAGGGTTATTCTTCACAAAAGAAAACGCAGCATTAGGATTCCTGAGGAAGATAAAAAGCGTAACAAAGGACAACCACTAGGTGCATCTCAGTTAGATGCCAGTATTGCCCCTGCACAAAATTATCAAGGTCATAATACAGTTGATAATTCCTTGGATGGTAGTCTGATTCCTGAAGCCAATGGCCATCATTCGGGCCAAGAGCCAGAGGTGTTCAGATGTTTTTCATGCTTCAGCTTTTTCATACCTCCAG GTAGTGAGTTTAAACTGTTCAAGAAACTTGGGGATAAAAGTGAGAAGGAAAACATACAAAGTCCTCGGCCAATATCTGAGGTGAAGAAAAATTGGTTTTCCCGTCTTTTCTCATCACATGCAGAAACAGTGCTTGTTGCTCAAG GAAGTGATCACATGGCAGATGTTGGAAAAAGTAGTGTTGAAGCATCAGAAAAAGTAACAGAAAGAGGCTTAG ATGGTACAGACTCCATCCTGTTATTGTCAAAACCAGCTTCAGTACTTGGAGAGTCAGATATCAGTGAGAATGTGGATATTCTAGCAGATCTTTCTGAGAATGGGCAAAACGTTGATGCCAGTCCTTCCACAAAGCCTCTAGTGGAATATCAAAATACAGAAGTCAAGATAAGTCATAATG GAAGTGGTCACATGGCAGATGTGGAAAAAAGTAGTGTTGAAGCATCAGAAAAAGTAACAGAAAGAGACACAG CCGGAATCCTTCTTCAACAGAAAGCTTTGGGGCACATTCTGAAACCTGTCAAAAACGCTACTTTTGAACATAACCAAGAAGGACTGAGGATTCTGGTTCATTCAAGCACAGATTCTTTAGTTGTTGAGGAATCCCATATGGGTGAGAAACTCAATGTGGCTATAAAAAGTAAACCTGCAG GTAGTGGGTTTAAACTGTTCAAGAAACTTTGGGATAAAAGTGAGAAGGAAAACATACAAAGTCCTCGGCCAATTTCTGAGGTGAAGAAAAATTGGTTTTCCCATCTTTTCTCATCACATGCAGAAACAGTGCTTGTTGCTCAAG GAAGTGGTCACATGGCAGATGTGGAAAACAGTAGTGTTGAAgcatcaaaaaaagaaattaaatcaccTCATCAATCATTTGATGGTCAAGGTGAACCTCAGAGAGGTGGGTATGATGAAACAGAAGAGAACCTAGATCATGTTACAGAAAGAGGCATAG GTACTGATGCAATCATTGTTGTCCCAGCTGCTCAGGGAGTACAAGATATTATTCCTGCTGAAGCTAGAGGATTTCATGGAATGGATATAATAAAAAGCATCGTATATGGTGGTTTGGTTGAATCAATTACAAGCCTAGGTGTGGTGTTATCTGCAGCTGGTGCTGATACCACCACGT TGAACATATTGGCTCTGGGATTGGCTAATCTGATTGGAGGACTTTTAGTCATTGGACACAAT TTGTGGGAGCTGAAAAATGACCATTCTGGGAGCATCTCCACTGAAACAGCAGAGGATGCATCTGATCAAACTAGCAAGCAACTAGATCGTTATCAAGAGTTACTGGGGCAGAAAGGCAAATTCTCGCTTCACGCAACATTTGCCATCTTATCGTATCTCATATTTGGCTTGCTTTCTCCTGTCATCTATGGGTTCTCGTTTCGTGAGAGCGACAACAGGGATTTCAAACTCATCGCTGTTGCGGCTTCCTCTCTTCTTTGCATCATACTACTTGCTACCGGGAAGGCTTACACCCAGAGGCCGCCCAGGTCTTACATAACAACTGTAATATACTATGTGGTAGCGGGGTTTATGGCCTCAGGCGTATCCTATGCGGCAGGTGATCTAATCAAGAAGCTCCTGGAGAAATTTGGTTGGTTGAGTTCTGATTCTGGCCTCACCTTGACAATACCATTGCAGCAGCAAGCATGGGGAGCCTATCAAGATCACTGA